One Coraliomargarita parva DNA segment encodes these proteins:
- a CDS encoding efflux RND transporter periplasmic adaptor subunit, translated as MKRLLITFVILAVVAFGGYKLFDFVAKNREKDEPGIRTDTASVRDLESVVTATGEVLPLLSSVVKSEISGRITVIHVEEGESVEKDQVLLELDRTSLQTRVREAERSLQAEQLKLDKAKRNYDRLKALFAREFVGEQEFLDAQTDFELAQLNLEIAEARLEDAEDDLSKTTIIAPHDGVVTLLDVVDGEVISGATSVSNGTEILTIAELKELFMEAKINEVDVERLHLGQEARLRFDAIPDFSLKGKISVIALSARKENNVRVFPIEVVFEASDNRVRPGISATVDIPIDSVSDAVSVLLSAVFNDDEGESYVFVQKGEGWDRCPVEVGISDLQHVEIRSGLSEGDVVALSRPPEFRSND; from the coding sequence ATGAAGCGTTTGCTCATCACCTTTGTCATTCTTGCTGTTGTGGCCTTTGGGGGCTACAAGCTCTTTGATTTTGTTGCCAAGAACCGGGAAAAGGATGAGCCGGGCATCCGCACCGATACGGCCTCGGTGCGCGACCTGGAGTCAGTGGTCACGGCAACCGGTGAAGTGCTGCCGCTGCTGAGCAGTGTGGTGAAATCCGAGATCAGCGGTCGCATAACCGTGATCCATGTGGAGGAGGGTGAATCGGTCGAGAAGGACCAGGTCCTGCTTGAGCTCGACCGTACCAGTCTGCAGACCCGTGTACGGGAAGCCGAGCGCAGTTTGCAGGCAGAGCAACTCAAGCTCGACAAGGCCAAGCGTAATTACGACCGGCTCAAGGCGCTCTTTGCCCGTGAGTTCGTGGGCGAGCAGGAGTTTCTCGATGCGCAAACCGATTTTGAGCTGGCGCAGCTGAACCTGGAAATTGCCGAAGCACGCCTTGAGGATGCGGAGGACGATCTGTCCAAGACTACGATCATCGCGCCGCACGACGGTGTCGTGACGCTGTTGGATGTGGTCGACGGCGAGGTGATCTCCGGCGCGACCTCGGTCTCCAACGGAACCGAGATTCTCACGATCGCGGAACTGAAGGAGCTTTTCATGGAGGCAAAGATCAACGAGGTCGATGTCGAACGCTTGCATCTCGGCCAGGAGGCACGTTTACGCTTCGATGCGATTCCCGACTTCAGCCTGAAAGGGAAGATCAGCGTGATCGCACTGTCCGCACGCAAGGAAAACAATGTGCGGGTCTTCCCCATCGAAGTGGTTTTCGAAGCCTCCGATAACCGGGTCCGTCCGGGGATCAGTGCCACGGTTGATATTCCGATCGATTCGGTCAGTGATGCGGTCTCGGTGCTCCTGTCCGCGGTCTTCAATGACGATGAAGGAGAGAGCTACGTCTTTGTGCAGAAGGGGGAAGGCTGGGATCGGTGTCCGGTCGAGGTCGGGATCAGCGACTTGCAGCATGTCGAGATTCGCTCCGGCCTGTCGGAAGGCGATGTGGTCGCCCTGAGCCGTCCGCCCGAATTCCGGTCCAATGACTGA
- a CDS encoding DUF3127 domain-containing protein, with product MSYELSGTVKEIFDEQTFASGFNKREFVVTNEADKFPQDIKFECLKDKVELVNKLKKGDSVKVSFDINGREWNGKYFVNLVAWRIESGAASAADDEPPPFDPADEILDEEPPF from the coding sequence ATGTCATACGAACTATCCGGAACCGTTAAAGAAATTTTCGACGAACAAACCTTCGCCAGTGGCTTCAACAAGCGTGAATTCGTGGTCACCAACGAAGCCGATAAATTCCCCCAGGACATCAAGTTTGAGTGCCTGAAAGACAAGGTCGAGCTGGTCAACAAGCTCAAGAAGGGCGACAGCGTTAAAGTCAGTTTCGACATCAACGGCCGCGAGTGGAACGGCAAGTATTTCGTGAACCTGGTTGCCTGGCGCATCGAGTCCGGTGCCGCCTCCGCCGCAGACGACGAACCGCCCCCCTTCGACCCGGCCGACGAGATTCTCGACGAAGAACCCCCGTTCTGA
- a CDS encoding potassium channel family protein, which yields MLSRLKLWLRPHSERSPGIQQIERGTLLFVFILLVGTVGYELIAGFGYVESLYMTIITIFSVGYGDAGVDTAGERFFTMALILSGTTIGLYIAGGVIRIIAEGEINRVVGNLMKSRNIEGLSGHTIICGYGRIGQIIAQELEEEGFSFVIVDLDEERIAMAEECGFLTVRGSAEDEAVLEDAGIKRAKSLITVLPIDSINVFITLTARNLNRSIRIIARGEQPSTKKKLEQAGADEVVLPAAIGASRMAESILRPTIVELFGDSSRMSLLSNDLKAMGLELDELALNAGDEFVGHSIREFEQKSQANFIVLAIRRADQSILQHPAHDTILKEGDNLIILSNPANITPILNSHTRRRELA from the coding sequence ATGCTATCCCGCCTGAAGTTGTGGCTGCGCCCACACTCGGAACGTAGCCCCGGCATCCAGCAGATCGAGCGGGGTACGCTGCTATTTGTCTTCATCCTGCTGGTGGGCACGGTCGGCTATGAGCTGATCGCCGGCTTCGGCTATGTCGAATCCCTCTACATGACGATCATCACGATCTTCAGTGTTGGCTACGGGGATGCCGGTGTGGATACGGCGGGGGAGCGTTTTTTCACTATGGCCCTGATTCTGTCCGGGACGACCATCGGCCTGTATATTGCGGGTGGTGTTATCCGGATCATAGCGGAGGGGGAAATCAACCGGGTTGTCGGCAATCTCATGAAATCCAGAAATATAGAAGGCCTTTCCGGTCACACCATCATCTGTGGCTACGGCCGCATCGGCCAGATCATCGCCCAGGAGCTTGAAGAGGAGGGCTTCTCCTTTGTGATCGTGGATCTCGACGAAGAACGCATCGCGATGGCGGAGGAATGCGGTTTCCTCACCGTGCGCGGATCGGCGGAAGATGAGGCGGTGCTCGAGGACGCGGGGATCAAGCGGGCCAAGTCCCTCATTACCGTGCTCCCGATCGACAGTATCAATGTCTTCATCACGCTGACCGCGCGCAACCTGAACCGCAGCATCCGGATCATCGCACGGGGCGAGCAACCTTCGACCAAGAAGAAACTGGAACAGGCGGGCGCCGACGAGGTCGTCTTGCCGGCCGCGATCGGGGCCAGCCGGATGGCGGAAAGCATCCTGCGTCCCACCATCGTCGAACTCTTCGGCGACAGTAGCCGCATGAGCCTTCTGTCGAATGACCTCAAAGCGATGGGACTGGAACTGGACGAGCTTGCGCTCAACGCTGGCGATGAATTTGTCGGGCACTCGATCCGCGAGTTCGAGCAGAAGTCGCAGGCCAATTTCATCGTGCTGGCGATCCGGCGGGCGGATCAGTCGATCCTGCAACATCCGGCCCACGACACGATTTTAAAAGAAGGTGACAATCTCATCATCCTCAGCAACCCGGCAAACATTACACCCATTCTTAACAGTCACACGCGCCGGCGGGAGCTGGCTTGA
- a CDS encoding ABC transporter permease: MNPVGDIYTGCKNGLGEVWSNKIRSLLSMSGIILGVAALVAMVGIVQGMLGNMRASFERSGGILKLEVHSREAPESQQHIAGISPGMTWRDVVAIERSTPLAAYLTPIVDMRWERFIANGRREGAILHGVTPDFISIQRRKVEYGRFISDTDIASQSPVIVIGDHIRQRLFRDQTNAVGQQLRIRGQVYTVVGQLDPIDNSVAGQRSFNWENRLNYIPATTAMSRYKGDNSVDQIHILADRLEELPDLVEQIENTLTQTHRGIRDFEVRTQEERLQDMQKLENSFTYSLGGIAGISLLVGGIGIMNVMLASVSERIREIGVRKAIGARSHDIFIQFLAEAVVISVLGGLLGLAVSVGLLGLARDFIPDGGAISVLPVTAMIYGFFFSTTIGLVSGIYPAMRAARLDPIEALRYE, encoded by the coding sequence ATGAATCCGGTCGGTGATATCTACACGGGCTGCAAGAACGGCCTCGGTGAGGTCTGGTCCAACAAGATCCGCTCGCTGCTTTCGATGAGCGGCATCATTCTCGGGGTCGCGGCACTGGTCGCGATGGTCGGCATCGTGCAGGGCATGCTGGGCAATATGAGGGCTTCCTTCGAGCGCAGTGGCGGTATCCTCAAGCTGGAGGTGCACAGCCGGGAGGCACCGGAGTCACAGCAGCACATTGCCGGGATCTCGCCGGGCATGACTTGGCGCGATGTGGTGGCGATCGAGCGTTCCACCCCGCTGGCTGCCTATCTCACCCCCATCGTGGACATGCGCTGGGAGCGCTTCATTGCCAACGGCCGGCGCGAGGGGGCGATCCTGCATGGGGTGACGCCCGATTTTATCAGCATCCAACGCCGCAAGGTCGAGTATGGCCGCTTTATCTCCGATACGGACATCGCCTCGCAAAGCCCTGTCATCGTGATCGGGGATCATATCCGGCAGCGCTTGTTCCGTGACCAGACCAATGCGGTTGGCCAGCAGCTGCGTATCCGCGGTCAGGTCTATACTGTGGTGGGCCAGCTGGATCCGATCGACAATTCCGTCGCGGGCCAGCGCAGCTTTAACTGGGAAAACCGGCTGAACTACATTCCGGCAACCACTGCCATGAGCCGCTACAAGGGTGACAACTCGGTCGACCAGATCCATATCCTGGCAGACCGTCTGGAGGAACTGCCCGATCTCGTCGAGCAAATCGAGAATACGCTCACACAGACACACCGGGGCATTCGTGACTTTGAGGTCCGGACTCAGGAGGAGCGTCTGCAGGACATGCAGAAACTCGAGAATTCCTTTACCTACTCGCTCGGCGGCATCGCCGGGATCTCCCTGCTGGTCGGTGGCATCGGTATCATGAACGTGATGCTCGCTTCAGTCAGTGAGCGCATCCGCGAGATCGGGGTGCGCAAGGCGATCGGGGCCCGCAGCCACGACATCTTTATCCAGTTCCTTGCTGAGGCTGTGGTCATCAGCGTACTGGGCGGCTTGCTGGGCCTGGCCGTCAGTGTGGGCCTCCTCGGCCTCGCCCGCGACTTCATTCCCGACGGCGGGGCGATCAGCGTGCTGCCGGTGACTGCCATGATCTACGGCTTTTTCTTCAGTACCACCATCGGCCTGGTTTCAGGCATCTATCCCGCCATGCGCGCCGCCCGCCTTGACCCGATCGAGGCCCTGCGGTACGAGTAG
- a CDS encoding TolC family protein: protein MFTSLNKLTVCCLFGASVLLAEEGAVDVLTLQEALDEALAYNLGLVSSRYSPANAQDDVIIQESAFDFELFGSVSTSERQSAASSSSLDSTSLPESASRSARAGVDKLFSTGASITLDTNISRSTSNNNSVRNPDYGSDFGLSLRQPLLKDAWSEVNLAPIARARANAQQSEYALRSDILDVLVDTEIAYWNLSFARAARELIQSNLKLATNLLEENKERQRLGLVTPLEVLQSETELTNQEEDLIEAERGIADAEDALRRLMGSTSFTRTINDSVFVEVLPVAMPPLRELDKVVADTLATDTDAKTQELAIEVQRINRLLARDDTRPDLDLFGGLTYLGRDNNGVDSHLGAYHADGYNWNVGLEVRFPWSFRDARARVRQAERNLERAEVRLYDIKQEKALAARNAWRAVQSGLLRIEVTGKALRLNEQSFEQERARYGEGLVPYRSVLEAQRDLDQARRSRLSAVIETLRAIASLSRVDGSILERNGFTWDAMDSISGPADLDSHPLLNDLETQP, encoded by the coding sequence ATGTTTACTTCATTGAATAAACTCACTGTCTGCTGCTTGTTCGGCGCTTCCGTTTTGCTGGCCGAAGAAGGGGCGGTGGATGTGCTGACCCTACAGGAGGCTCTGGACGAGGCGCTGGCTTACAATCTTGGCTTGGTTTCTTCCCGTTACTCTCCGGCCAATGCACAGGACGATGTCATCATCCAGGAGTCGGCTTTTGACTTTGAACTATTCGGTTCGGTTTCGACCAGTGAGCGTCAGTCGGCTGCCAGCTCCAGCAGTCTGGACTCGACCTCGCTGCCGGAGAGCGCGAGCCGTTCGGCCCGGGCCGGGGTGGACAAGTTGTTCAGCACCGGCGCCTCCATTACCCTCGATACGAATATCAGCCGGAGTACGTCGAACAACAACTCCGTGCGGAATCCGGATTACGGCTCGGACTTCGGCCTGAGCCTGCGACAGCCCCTGCTCAAGGATGCCTGGTCCGAGGTCAATCTCGCGCCGATCGCCCGGGCTCGCGCTAACGCACAGCAGTCGGAATACGCCCTGCGTTCGGATATCCTCGACGTTCTGGTCGATACCGAGATCGCTTACTGGAACCTGTCCTTCGCCCGTGCGGCCCGCGAGTTGATCCAGTCGAATCTCAAACTGGCGACAAACCTACTTGAGGAAAACAAGGAGCGGCAACGTCTGGGCCTGGTCACCCCGTTGGAGGTGCTCCAGTCCGAGACCGAATTGACCAACCAGGAGGAGGATTTGATCGAGGCCGAGCGCGGAATTGCGGATGCGGAGGACGCCCTGCGCCGCCTGATGGGCAGCACCTCGTTTACACGAACCATCAATGATTCGGTTTTTGTCGAGGTCCTGCCGGTCGCCATGCCGCCTCTGCGCGAACTCGACAAGGTGGTGGCCGATACCCTTGCGACCGATACCGATGCCAAAACGCAGGAGCTCGCGATCGAGGTGCAGCGCATCAACCGGCTGCTGGCCCGAGACGACACACGACCGGATCTCGATCTTTTCGGCGGCCTGACCTATCTCGGACGCGATAACAACGGGGTCGATTCTCATCTTGGTGCGTACCATGCGGATGGATACAATTGGAACGTCGGCTTGGAGGTACGCTTCCCCTGGAGTTTTCGTGATGCCCGAGCCCGGGTGCGGCAAGCCGAGCGCAACCTGGAGCGCGCCGAGGTACGTCTCTATGATATCAAGCAGGAAAAGGCGCTGGCCGCCCGGAATGCCTGGCGCGCGGTCCAGTCCGGCCTCTTGCGGATCGAAGTCACCGGCAAGGCCTTGCGCCTGAACGAACAGAGCTTCGAGCAGGAGCGTGCGCGTTACGGGGAAGGGCTGGTGCCCTACCGCAGCGTGCTGGAAGCACAGCGCGATCTCGACCAGGCCCGGCGGAGCAGGCTTTCCGCGGTCATTGAAACACTGCGTGCCATTGCCAGCCTCAGCCGGGTGGACGGCAGCATCCTCGAACGAAACGGCTTTACCTGGGACGCGATGGATTCGATCTCCGGGCCCGCCGATCTGGACTCACACCCACTATTGAACGATTTGGAGACTCAACCATGA
- the fabV gene encoding enoyl-ACP reductase FabV: MIVQPRIRGFVCITAHPVGCEAKVRQEIEVAKAAKQDGGPKKVLVIGASTGYGLSTRIAAAFGHDAATLGVFFERPSQKGKPASAGWYNSVAFEKAAHEAGLYAKSINGDAFSHEIKARAIEMIKEDLGQVDLVVYSLASPRRTDPDTGETYKSCLKPIGQTFTNRTLDTDKGEVSEVSIEPADEEEITQTVKVMGGEDWELWMKALSDAGVLAPGVKSVAYSYIGPELTWPVYTNGTIGGAKKDVERAAAAISEAYGCEAYVSVNKAVVTQASSAIPVVPLYISILFKVMKEKGNHEGCIEQMVRLLNDRLYGGDLQLDEAKRIRVDDWEMEPDIQAAVAKVWPEITSENLNALSDFSGYQQDFLELFGFGLPGVDYEADVEVDLPLPSGG; the protein is encoded by the coding sequence ATGATCGTCCAACCCCGTATCCGTGGATTTGTTTGTATTACCGCTCATCCGGTCGGCTGTGAAGCCAAGGTCCGTCAGGAGATCGAGGTCGCCAAGGCCGCCAAGCAGGACGGTGGGCCGAAGAAGGTCCTCGTGATCGGGGCTTCCACTGGATATGGCCTTTCCACGCGTATCGCAGCTGCATTCGGCCATGATGCCGCGACTTTGGGTGTCTTTTTCGAGCGTCCTTCGCAGAAGGGCAAGCCGGCCAGTGCGGGTTGGTACAATTCGGTGGCATTCGAGAAAGCCGCGCATGAAGCGGGGCTCTATGCCAAGAGCATCAACGGCGATGCCTTTTCCCATGAGATCAAGGCCCGCGCCATTGAGATGATCAAGGAGGATCTGGGACAGGTGGACTTGGTGGTGTACAGCCTGGCTTCGCCCCGCCGGACCGATCCGGACACGGGAGAGACCTACAAGTCCTGCCTCAAGCCGATCGGCCAGACTTTTACCAACCGCACCCTGGATACCGACAAGGGGGAAGTCAGCGAAGTCAGCATCGAGCCCGCAGACGAAGAAGAAATTACACAGACGGTCAAGGTGATGGGCGGTGAGGACTGGGAGCTCTGGATGAAGGCCCTGTCCGATGCCGGTGTGCTGGCTCCGGGAGTGAAATCCGTGGCCTATTCCTACATCGGGCCTGAACTTACTTGGCCGGTTTACACCAACGGTACCATCGGAGGCGCCAAGAAGGATGTCGAGCGCGCGGCCGCTGCCATCAGCGAAGCCTACGGTTGTGAGGCTTATGTCTCGGTCAACAAGGCGGTGGTGACCCAGGCCAGCTCGGCGATCCCGGTTGTTCCGCTTTACATTTCCATCCTGTTCAAGGTCATGAAGGAAAAGGGGAACCATGAAGGCTGCATCGAGCAAATGGTTCGCCTGCTCAACGACCGTCTTTACGGCGGCGACCTCCAGCTGGACGAAGCCAAGCGCATCCGTGTCGACGACTGGGAGATGGAGCCGGATATCCAGGCCGCCGTGGCCAAGGTCTGGCCGGAAATCACTTCGGAAAACCTGAATGCGCTGTCCGACTTCAGCGGTTACCAGCAGGACTTCCTGGAGCTCTTCGGTTTTGGTCTGCCGGGCGTGGACTACGAGGCCGATGTCGAGGTGGACCTTCCGCTGCCCAGCGGCGGTTGA
- a CDS encoding ABC transporter ATP-binding protein, protein MTESANIFELSGIRRTYKVGSELVHALDGVDLAIREREFIAVIGTSGSGKSTLMHVLGFMDSPTAGKMIFEGDDVSDISRGQRALLRASRIGFVFQAFNLLPRLTVLNNVLLPLTYSRRRVNDKYQRGMNALERVGMAHRATHTPNQLSGGERQRVAIARALINEPRLILADEPTGNLDTKNRGRIMELFSSLLDEGITLALVTHDDEVAHYAGRRIRMQDGKVVEDSRS, encoded by the coding sequence ATGACTGAGTCCGCCAATATTTTCGAGCTCTCCGGGATCCGGCGTACCTACAAGGTCGGCAGCGAGCTCGTGCATGCCCTCGACGGGGTGGACCTGGCGATCCGTGAGCGTGAGTTCATCGCGGTGATCGGCACTTCGGGCTCCGGCAAGTCGACGCTCATGCACGTGTTGGGTTTCATGGACAGCCCGACGGCGGGCAAGATGATTTTCGAAGGTGATGATGTCTCGGACATCAGCCGTGGGCAGCGTGCGCTGCTGCGTGCCAGCCGGATCGGTTTCGTTTTCCAGGCCTTCAACCTGCTGCCCCGGTTGACTGTTTTGAACAATGTGCTCCTTCCGCTGACCTACAGCCGCCGGCGGGTGAACGACAAGTACCAGCGCGGCATGAATGCGTTGGAGCGGGTCGGCATGGCCCACCGTGCCACGCATACACCCAACCAGCTTTCAGGCGGGGAGCGCCAGCGCGTGGCGATCGCCCGGGCCCTGATCAACGAGCCGCGGCTGATCCTGGCCGACGAGCCGACCGGAAACCTCGATACCAAGAACCGGGGACGCATCATGGAATTGTTCAGTTCCTTGCTGGACGAGGGGATCACACTCGCGCTCGTCACGCACGATGACGAGGTGGCTCACTATGCCGGACGCCGTATCCGCATGCAGGATGGCAAAGTCGTGGAGGACTCCCGCTCATGA
- a CDS encoding HNH endonuclease: MGTSLKYRILVLNRLWQAVNIITVPRAFSLLLQDHAQVIYTGDGSFRMMDANAWLAFSEDEEPGDEEAFVQTVRMRIRVPKVLLLRDYDQLPAQEVKFTRQNLFERDNYRCQYCGNNFEEHQLNMDHVIPRDQGGRTSWENIVTSCIKCNSRKANRLPHQANMHLIRKPERPRWRPFVSSLIGQDYDSEWDHFIQGKK; this comes from the coding sequence ATGGGCACTTCTCTGAAGTATCGGATTCTGGTTTTGAATCGCTTATGGCAAGCGGTGAATATTATCACTGTCCCTCGTGCCTTCAGTTTGCTGCTTCAGGACCATGCCCAGGTCATCTACACCGGTGACGGCAGCTTCCGCATGATGGATGCGAATGCCTGGCTGGCTTTTTCGGAAGATGAGGAGCCGGGTGACGAGGAAGCCTTCGTGCAAACGGTTCGTATGCGCATCCGTGTGCCCAAGGTTCTGCTCCTCCGCGACTACGACCAGTTGCCGGCCCAGGAGGTGAAGTTCACCCGTCAAAATCTCTTTGAGCGCGACAATTACCGCTGCCAGTACTGCGGCAACAATTTCGAAGAGCACCAATTGAACATGGATCACGTGATTCCCCGCGACCAGGGCGGCCGGACTTCGTGGGAAAATATCGTGACTTCCTGTATTAAGTGCAACTCGCGCAAGGCGAACCGCCTGCCGCACCAGGCCAATATGCATCTGATCCGGAAGCCGGAGCGTCCACGCTGGCGGCCCTTTGTCAGTTCGCTGATCGGTCAGGACTACGATTCCGAGTGGGATCACTTCATTCAGGGCAAAAAGTAA
- a CDS encoding MotA/TolQ/ExbB proton channel family protein translates to MKTAPRPRLRPLLLLLSCPLMLRAEVAADTTTAGGADLSLWGLIQQGGWAMYPLGACSLAMLFLIFYAWRETHTRKFFTPAQTEAAGNSVAEGDLESARNHLSGTNTLLGRALAPALRKLKANREKAEELFVENLEAEENGVAQWVTYLNVIASVAPMIGLLGTVSGMISAFQTIGRGGMGRPELLAGDIGEALITTATGLVIGIPAMIAYFVMRNRLNNAMIATAQAGTEIIDAEEV, encoded by the coding sequence ATGAAGACAGCACCCCGTCCCAGACTTAGGCCGCTCCTATTACTCCTGAGCTGCCCGCTCATGCTCCGCGCGGAAGTAGCCGCCGACACCACCACTGCCGGCGGCGCCGACCTCAGCCTCTGGGGACTCATCCAGCAGGGCGGCTGGGCCATGTACCCGCTCGGCGCCTGCTCGCTCGCCATGCTCTTCCTCATCTTCTACGCTTGGCGTGAAACCCATACCCGGAAGTTCTTCACCCCCGCACAAACCGAAGCGGCCGGCAACTCCGTGGCGGAAGGCGACCTCGAGTCGGCCCGGAACCACCTCTCCGGAACCAATACCCTGCTGGGCCGCGCGCTCGCCCCCGCACTCAGAAAGCTGAAGGCGAACCGCGAGAAAGCCGAGGAGCTCTTCGTCGAAAACCTCGAAGCCGAAGAAAACGGGGTCGCACAGTGGGTCACTTACCTGAATGTGATCGCCTCCGTCGCCCCCATGATCGGCCTCCTCGGTACGGTCAGCGGCATGATCAGCGCCTTCCAGACCATCGGCCGTGGCGGCATGGGACGTCCCGAGCTTCTCGCCGGCGATATCGGGGAGGCGCTCATTACCACCGCCACCGGACTGGTCATCGGCATCCCCGCCATGATCGCCTATTTCGTGATGCGGAACCGCTTGAACAATGCCATGATCGCCACCGCGCAGGCGGGCACCGAGATTATCGATGCGGAGGAGGTATAA
- a CDS encoding UDP-glucose 6-dehydrogenase, whose translation MKICCIGAGYVGGPTMAMIANKCEQHTVTVVDINQARIDAWNSDDLPVYEPGLFEVVKACRGKRLFFSTDVDTAIREADMIFMSVNTPTKNYGVGSGRAADLRYIERCARKIAEVAESDKIVVEKSTLPVRTAESIKRILESNSNGRNFQILSNPEFLAEGTAVEDLEAPDRVLIGGDQSPEGKAAIEKLVEVYATWVPRERIITTNLWSSELSKLTANAFLAQRISSINAISALCEATEANVDEVAHAIGTDSRIGPKFLKSSVGFGGSCFQKDILNLVYLCEYFGLPEVADYWNKVVAMNDYQKHRFARRVVSTMFNTVSDKKIAVLGFAFKKDTNDTRESAAIYVCKDLLEELANLAIYDPKVTEDQIYRDLGVAEDDARVTICTDAYEATQDAHAILILTEWDEFKALDYKRIYDSMHLPAFLFDGRNLLDLSKLREIGFEASGIGRG comes from the coding sequence ATGAAGATCTGTTGTATTGGAGCGGGCTACGTCGGGGGACCGACGATGGCGATGATAGCAAATAAATGCGAACAGCACACCGTCACGGTTGTCGATATCAACCAGGCCCGCATTGATGCCTGGAATTCCGACGACTTGCCGGTCTATGAGCCGGGCCTCTTCGAGGTTGTGAAGGCTTGCCGGGGCAAACGCCTCTTTTTCTCTACCGATGTGGACACTGCGATCCGCGAAGCCGACATGATCTTCATGTCCGTTAACACGCCGACCAAGAACTATGGGGTGGGTTCCGGCCGAGCCGCGGATCTGCGCTACATCGAGCGTTGTGCGCGCAAGATCGCGGAAGTGGCGGAAAGCGACAAGATCGTGGTGGAGAAATCCACCCTCCCGGTCCGTACCGCCGAATCGATCAAGCGTATCCTGGAGTCGAACTCCAACGGGCGCAATTTCCAGATCCTCTCCAATCCGGAGTTCCTCGCCGAGGGGACCGCAGTCGAGGACTTGGAAGCGCCGGATCGTGTGCTGATTGGTGGCGACCAGAGCCCGGAAGGCAAGGCCGCGATCGAAAAGCTGGTCGAAGTCTATGCCACTTGGGTGCCGCGTGAACGTATCATCACGACGAACCTCTGGTCGTCCGAGCTCTCGAAGCTCACCGCCAATGCCTTCCTGGCCCAGCGTATTTCCTCGATCAACGCGATTTCCGCGCTCTGCGAGGCGACGGAAGCCAACGTCGACGAAGTGGCGCACGCGATCGGCACGGATAGCCGGATCGGTCCGAAGTTCCTCAAGTCCTCGGTCGGCTTCGGTGGTTCTTGCTTCCAGAAGGATATTCTCAACTTGGTCTATCTCTGCGAATACTTTGGCCTGCCGGAAGTCGCCGACTACTGGAACAAGGTAGTCGCGATGAACGACTACCAGAAACACCGTTTCGCACGGCGCGTGGTTTCGACCATGTTCAATACGGTTTCGGACAAGAAGATCGCGGTTCTGGGCTTCGCTTTCAAAAAGGACACCAACGATACGCGTGAGTCGGCAGCCATCTATGTCTGCAAGGATCTGCTTGAAGAGCTGGCCAATCTGGCTATCTACGATCCGAAGGTCACCGAAGACCAGATCTATCGTGACCTGGGGGTGGCCGAGGACGATGCGCGCGTGACGATTTGCACCGATGCCTACGAAGCGACCCAGGATGCGCATGCGATCCTAATCCTGACGGAATGGGATGAGTTCAAGGCGCTCGATTACAAGCGGATTTACGATTCCATGCACTTGCCGGCTTTCCTTTTCGACGGTCGTAACCTGCTCGACCTCTCGAAGCTTCGCGAAATCGGATTTGAAGCCAGCGGCATCGGCCGCGGCTGA